The Virgibacillus sp. MSP4-1 genome has a segment encoding these proteins:
- the brnQ gene encoding branched-chain amino acid transport system II carrier protein: MKGKLSFSSYAVIGVMLFALFFGAGNLIFPANLGQNAGTNVWSATFGFLITGVGLPLLGIIAMSFSGSRNLQELSSRVHPVYAVFFTSLLYLTIGPFFASPRTGTVAFEIGISPFVSESSQQIALFIFTLVFFAIVLLFSLKPAKLVDNIGKFLAPGLVVLLAVLLITAIVNPMGAMEAPQEAYTSGAFITGFLEGYNTMDALASLVFGIIVINAIRSLGVTSNADVLRITVKAGSIAILLLGMIYVGIAYLGATSTQVFGIFENGGPVLSNAASHYFGTFGSILLAVTITLACLTTAIGLTTANAEYFHTLFPKISYKALVVFFATLTFVIANFGLTNIITYSVPVLMFLYPLAIVLMLLTFLSPLFNHARLVYAATIAVTFLISIFDGLKSLCQSLGIEYFGWMQPIVNFYEQSLPLYNQGLGWLLPAVAVIVVTGVISRFQKTAEVHAS; encoded by the coding sequence ATGAAAGGGAAACTGTCTTTTTCGTCTTACGCAGTCATTGGAGTCATGTTATTTGCATTATTTTTTGGAGCTGGTAATCTAATTTTTCCAGCAAACCTCGGCCAGAATGCTGGTACTAACGTCTGGTCAGCGACATTTGGATTTTTAATTACAGGAGTAGGGCTGCCGCTGCTTGGAATTATTGCCATGAGTTTTTCAGGAAGTCGAAATCTCCAGGAGCTTTCAAGCCGTGTACACCCGGTTTATGCTGTGTTTTTCACATCACTGCTTTATTTAACAATCGGGCCATTTTTCGCTTCTCCCCGTACAGGGACAGTGGCATTTGAAATTGGTATATCGCCTTTTGTAAGTGAGTCTTCACAGCAGATCGCCTTATTTATTTTTACATTAGTGTTTTTTGCAATCGTACTTTTATTTTCATTAAAGCCTGCAAAGCTTGTTGATAATATCGGGAAGTTTTTGGCACCTGGACTCGTGGTTCTGCTTGCGGTTCTTCTGATTACGGCAATCGTCAATCCGATGGGAGCCATGGAAGCACCCCAGGAAGCTTATACTAGCGGGGCATTCATCACTGGCTTCCTTGAAGGATATAACACCATGGATGCACTGGCATCGCTGGTATTTGGAATTATCGTCATAAATGCGATCCGCTCCTTAGGTGTTACATCCAATGCCGACGTTCTCAGAATTACCGTAAAGGCGGGCAGCATCGCCATCTTGCTGCTTGGAATGATTTATGTCGGCATTGCCTATTTAGGAGCAACGAGCACACAGGTATTCGGAATCTTTGAAAATGGGGGACCCGTTCTTAGTAACGCCGCATCCCATTATTTTGGAACATTCGGGTCCATTCTGCTTGCGGTTACCATTACATTGGCCTGTCTGACCACTGCGATCGGGCTAACGACCGCCAATGCGGAATATTTTCATACACTGTTTCCGAAAATCAGCTATAAAGCACTGGTTGTTTTCTTTGCAACCTTAACCTTTGTCATCGCAAACTTTGGATTGACGAACATTATCACCTATTCTGTACCGGTTCTCATGTTCCTGTATCCACTGGCTATTGTACTCATGCTTCTGACATTTTTGTCGCCGTTGTTTAATCATGCACGCCTTGTTTATGCGGCAACGATTGCGGTAACGTTCTTAATCAGCATTTTTGATGGACTTAAATCACTCTGTCAGTCACTGGGGATTGAGTATTTCGGTTGGATGCAGCCGATCGTAAACTTCTATGAGCAATCATTACCGTTATACAATCAGGGCCTCGGATGGCTGCTGCCGGCCGTTGCCGTTATTGTAGTCACCGGTGTCATCAGCCGTTTTCAAAAAACAGCTGAGGTTCATGCATCATAA
- a CDS encoding ketoacyl-ACP synthase III: MNNIKIREVAIYHPEKIVHNHFFIDHFKEKKDISHFLEVMGRENRYVIDNEEENGLTMGIEASKTVLERANLTGEDIDMIVFSTQVPETTFPTNAIYVHHAINAKKQAITMDTNANCAGMTIAVEQASYYMKGNPNVHKALIIGSDYNTLVSNPDEEITYANYGDAAAAVILEKTEENTGFIDSTYFSDSFIRDKIRFPKDGLSKSILEDKSVSTIRWQKFDGSQALPPAYDMISTLLERNQLDAKDIKAYCLSQFALSNILRIQEHFALDDEQIVYVGDRFGYTGTSSPFIALHEGIKDGRIQRGDYVLFWTVGAGHELVATLFKY; this comes from the coding sequence ATGAACAACATCAAGATAAGAGAAGTCGCTATTTATCATCCCGAAAAGATTGTGCATAACCATTTTTTTATTGACCATTTTAAAGAAAAAAAGGATATTTCGCACTTCTTAGAGGTCATGGGAAGAGAAAACCGATACGTGATTGATAATGAAGAGGAAAACGGATTAACGATGGGGATTGAAGCGAGTAAAACGGTACTTGAGAGAGCAAATTTAACCGGAGAGGACATTGATATGATTGTCTTTTCAACTCAGGTTCCGGAAACCACCTTCCCTACAAATGCCATCTATGTCCATCATGCCATTAACGCTAAAAAACAAGCCATTACAATGGATACAAACGCGAACTGTGCCGGTATGACAATTGCTGTGGAACAGGCATCCTATTATATGAAAGGGAATCCTAACGTCCATAAGGCTTTAATCATCGGTTCTGATTACAACACGCTCGTCAGTAACCCTGACGAAGAAATCACTTATGCGAATTACGGGGATGCCGCAGCTGCTGTGATTTTAGAAAAAACGGAGGAGAACACCGGGTTTATCGATTCTACGTATTTTTCCGATTCGTTTATCCGCGATAAGATCCGATTTCCTAAAGACGGCTTATCGAAAAGCATCTTAGAGGATAAAAGTGTTTCTACCATTCGCTGGCAGAAGTTTGATGGATCCCAGGCCTTACCCCCAGCGTATGACATGATTTCTACGTTGTTAGAACGCAATCAGCTGGATGCTAAAGACATCAAGGCCTACTGTTTGTCACAATTTGCTTTGAGCAACATCCTGAGAATTCAGGAACATTTTGCTCTTGATGACGAACAAATCGTCTATGTTGGCGATCGATTTGGATATACAGGTACAAGCAGTCCTTTTATTGCCTTACACGAAGGAATTAAAGATGGACGTATCCAGCGCGGGGACTACGTGCTGTTCTGGACAGTCGGAGCAGGTCACGAATTAGTCGCTACTTTATTTAAATATTAA
- a CDS encoding methyl-accepting chemotaxis protein — MKNLKVFNFKSIRSKLFAAFSTIILFVLVLGITTLIFNQNTNDKVKELNDEQLNSLVKAEKIALNMSQRTNLLRGFLLYEDETYKEEFQNGIEESIALENELLELDKSGKVQELIDQKIEWGTLTDQVYAEYEKGNKERALQIMETEVQPLSDELIQSFEQLAIEREEQMNQTGNDIVNASSTNGSISLIIMILAVILGILIAALLSRSMTKQLKTVMNRLKKMADGDLSDEDLQVESKDEIGQLVESTNDMSHHIKKLLGKIHSVSETVSAHSEELTQSANEVMKGTEKVSAAMEEIASGSENQANHASQMAENVTAFSTKLRESNEDSELTYDASKQVLDMTHDGRKLMNRSVNQMKSIYSIFDQSVDKVKDLDAQSSEISKLVTVIKDIADQTNLLALNAAIEAARAGEHGEGFAVVADEVRKLAVQVSDSVTEITTIVGSIQEGSSTVVQSLEEGYAEVEKGANEIQSMEETFETLRIAIDEIAASVGFVTNNLTEMTNSSQKMDASIEEIASVSEEAASGVQESAAASQQTNSTMQEVTASSEQLSQLAEELNGLVRQFKM; from the coding sequence ATGAAAAATCTAAAAGTATTCAACTTTAAAAGCATCAGATCAAAACTTTTTGCAGCTTTTTCAACGATTATTTTATTCGTTTTAGTATTGGGAATCACAACGTTAATTTTCAATCAAAATACGAATGATAAAGTAAAAGAGTTAAATGATGAACAATTGAATTCATTAGTGAAAGCAGAAAAGATTGCCTTAAATATGTCCCAGCGAACCAATTTGCTGCGGGGATTTTTGTTATATGAAGATGAGACATACAAGGAAGAGTTTCAGAATGGTATAGAAGAGAGCATTGCTTTGGAAAATGAGTTGCTTGAACTGGATAAGTCCGGAAAGGTTCAAGAGCTGATTGATCAGAAAATCGAATGGGGTACCCTGACAGATCAGGTGTATGCGGAGTACGAGAAGGGCAATAAAGAAAGAGCTCTGCAAATAATGGAAACTGAGGTTCAGCCGCTGTCAGATGAATTGATTCAATCCTTTGAACAACTGGCGATTGAACGTGAAGAACAGATGAATCAAACGGGCAATGATATCGTAAATGCGAGTAGTACAAATGGGAGTATTAGTCTGATCATTATGATTTTGGCGGTCATTTTAGGAATCCTGATTGCAGCACTCCTGTCCCGAAGCATGACGAAACAGCTGAAGACGGTTATGAATCGGTTGAAGAAAATGGCAGATGGAGATTTATCTGACGAAGATTTACAGGTGGAATCCAAGGATGAAATTGGCCAGCTTGTAGAGTCTACGAACGACATGAGTCACCATATAAAGAAACTATTAGGTAAAATTCATTCTGTGTCTGAGACAGTGTCTGCTCATAGTGAAGAACTTACACAGTCCGCCAATGAAGTCATGAAGGGCACAGAGAAGGTTTCGGCGGCAATGGAAGAAATCGCTTCTGGATCTGAGAATCAGGCGAACCATGCGAGTCAAATGGCGGAAAATGTCACAGCTTTCTCTACGAAATTAAGAGAATCAAATGAGGATAGTGAGCTAACTTATGATGCCTCAAAGCAAGTTTTGGATATGACGCATGATGGAAGAAAGCTGATGAACCGATCCGTAAATCAAATGAAGTCCATTTACTCCATTTTTGATCAATCGGTGGATAAGGTAAAAGACTTAGATGCCCAGTCGAGTGAAATTTCAAAACTGGTAACCGTCATTAAGGACATCGCAGACCAGACGAATCTGTTAGCCTTAAATGCTGCCATAGAAGCTGCCAGAGCAGGAGAACATGGGGAAGGATTTGCTGTAGTAGCGGATGAGGTTCGGAAATTAGCTGTACAGGTGTCTGATTCTGTCACAGAAATTACGACAATTGTGGGTAGCATTCAGGAAGGATCCTCAACCGTGGTTCAATCACTTGAAGAGGGTTATGCTGAAGTGGAAAAAGGAGCAAATGAAATTCAATCGATGGAAGAAACTTTTGAAACCCTTCGTATTGCCATCGACGAAATTGCTGCCAGTGTAGGATTTGTTACCAATAATCTTACAGAGATGACGAATTCAAGTCAAAAAATGGATGCTTCTATTGAAGAAATTGCTTCCGTATCTGAAGAGGCTGCATCCGGAGTGCAGGAATCTGCCGCAGCCTCACAGCAGACAAACAGTACCATGCAGGAGGTAACCGCAAGTTCCGAGCAGTTATCACAGCTTGCTGAGGAACTAAACGGTCTGGTGCGTCAGTTTAAAATGTAA